Within Streptomyces roseirectus, the genomic segment CCGTCGCGGGTGGCGCGGCGGGCGGTGGGGTCGAGGGCGAGGGGGCCGGCCCGCAGCCATGCCTCCTCGGCGGGTCCCGCCGGGGGCGCGCCGGCCCGGCGCAGTACCGACTCGACGCGCAGCACGAGTTCGCGGGGGCTGAAGGGTTTGGTGACGTAGTCGTCCGCGCCGACCTCCAGGCCGAGGATGCGGTCCTCCTCGTCGCCGCGCGCGGTCAGCATGATCACGGGGAGGGGGCCTGCCGCCCGCAGCCGGCGGCAGACCTCCAGGCCGTCCATGCCGGGCAGCATCAGGTCGAGCACCACGAGGTCGGGCCGCCCGGCGCGGGCGGACTCCACGGCGGCGGGGCCGTCGGCGGCGACGTCGACGGCGAATCCCGCCCGGTCCAGGTATCCGGCGACGACCTCGGAGACGGTCGGGTCGTCGTCCACGACGAGTACGCGTTTCACAGGCCGAGTCTCACACCCGGAGTCGGGCGGTGGATCAGGCGGTGGCGGACGTCAGCGATCCGTAAGGAGACGACTTCCGTTATGTCCGTTTCCCGTCCGTAGGGTGAGACGCGTGATCAAACCTCCCCCTCCTTCCGTGGACGTCGTGCTGCCCTGCCTCGACGAAGCCGAGGCGTTGCCCTGGGTGCTGGCGCGCATCCCCGCCGGCTGGCGCGCGATCGTCGTCGACAACGGTTCCACCGACGGCTCCCCGGACCTCGCCCGCTCGCTCGGCGCGCACGTCGTCCACGAGCCCCGGCGCGGTTTCGGCGCCGCCTGCCACGCGGGCCTGACGGCCGCCACGGCCGACATCGTCTGCTTCTGCGACTGCGACGCCTCCCTGGACCCCGGTCTGCTGCCGACGGTCGTCACGCCCGTCCTCGACGGCGCCGCCGACCTGGTCCTGGGCCGGCGCCGGCCCACCGCCCGGGGGGCGTGGCCGCTGCACGCCCGGCTGGCCAACCTGGAGCTGGCGCGTCTGGTGCGCCGTCGCACCGGGGTGCGGCTGCACGACCTGGGCCCGATGCGGGCCGCCCGCCGCAAGGGGCTGCTGGCGCTCGATCTGACCGACCGGCGCTCCGGCTACCCCCTCCAGATGGTGGTGCGCGCCGCCGACGAGGGCTGGCGGGTCGCCGAGATCGACGTGCCCTACCTCCCGCGCACGGGCCGTTCGAAGGTCACCGGTACGTGGCGCGGCACCTGGCACGCCGTCCGGGACATGCGCACCGTCCTCGCCGAGCGCCCGGCCGTCGCGGGAGGTACCCGATGACGTCGTCGTCCCGCCCCACCCTGCTGGTCATCGCGAAGGAACCGGTGCCCGGCCGCGTCAAGACCCGCCTCACCCCGCCCTACACCCCGCGGGAGGCGGCGGCCCTCGCGGAGGCGTCCCTCACGGACACGCTGCACACCCTGCTCGGCGTGCCCGCCCGTCGCCGGGTCCTCGTGCTGGCCGGTGCCCCCGGTCCCTGGCTGCCGCCCGGCTACGACGTCGTCCCGCAGTGCCCCGGCGGTCTCGACGAGCGGATCGCCGCCGCGTTCGAGCAGTGCGCCGACGGCCCCGCCCTGCTGGTCGGCATGGACACGCCGCAGCTCTCCCCCGCCCACCTCGCCCCCGTCGGCGTCACCGGGCACGACGCCTGGCTCGGTCTCGCCGCCGACGGCGGTTTCTGGGCGCTCGGCCTGGCCGATCCCGCGCGCACCGGGGCGCTCGTGCGGGGCGTGCCCATGTCCACCGACCGCACGGGGGCCGCCCAGCACCGCAGGCTCGTCGAGGCGGGGCTGACGGTCGCGGAGCTGCCGGTGCTGCGGGACATCGACACGGCCGGGGACGCCGTGTCGGTGGCCGCGCGCTGCCCGTCCGGATCGCGGTTCGCCACTCTCCTCGCCTCGCTCGGGGAGACGGTCCGATGACCGGGACGGCCGAACTCGCGCACGCCGAACCCTGGGTCGACGACCCCTACGGGCGCGCCCTGCACGCCGGTCGCGGCCCCCTGCACCTGCGCCGGCTGTCGCCTCCCGAGCCCGGCGCCGCCGAGGTGCTGCCGCTGGACGTGGAGCGCTTCTGCGCGCCGCCCGACGCCGCCGACCTGGACGTCCTGCGCCGCTGCGCCGGTCCCGTCCTGGACGTCGGCTGCGGCCCGGGGCGCCTGGTGGCCGCGCTGACCGCGCGGGGGACGCAGGTGCTCGGGGTGGACGTCAGCCCCGCCGCCGTCGCCCTCACCCGGCTGCAGGGCGGGGCGGCGCTCAGGCGTGACGTGTTCGGGCGGCTGCCGGGGGAAGGGCGGTGGGGGACGGTGCTGCTGATGGACGGCAACGTCGGCATCGGCGGTGATCCGGCGGCTCTCCTCGCCCGGCTGGGCTCGGTGGTGCGGCCCGGCGGGCGGCTGGTGGCCGAGGTCGCCGCCCAGGACGTGGACGAACGGCTCACCGTGCGGGTCGAGGACGCGTCCGGTGGGTACGGGCGCCCGTTCCCCTGGGCGCGGGTCGGCGCCGGCGCGCTGGTGCGGGCCGCGACGGGGTGGGGTCTCGCCGGGCGGTGGACGGTGTCGGGGCGCGCCTTCGTGGAGCTGCGGCGGGGGTGTCCGTGAAGGGCGGGGCGGTGCGGGAGGCTCCCGCCGAAACGTCGTCACCGGCCCGGCAGCCGGCCGGCCCGGCCCGCACGGCCCGTGTCGTGGTCACCGCCGTGCTGCTGGCCGCCCTCGTCGCCGTCCTCGTCGTCACCCTCCGGGCGGGCGACAGCCGCAGCGCGTCCGGCACGCTGCTCGCCGGGTACGGCGTCGCCTGGGCGCTGTTCGCCGCCGCCCTGTGGACGGTGCGGCGGGTGCCCGTGCGGGCCGCGACCGGTCTCGTCCTGGCGGGGTCGGCCGCGATCGCCCTGGCCGGGCTCGCCGCGCCGCCGCGCACCAGCGACGACATGTTCCGCTACGCCTGGGACGGCCGTGTGCAGGCGGCCGGGATCTCCCCGTACGCGTTCCCGCCCGCCGCGCCTGAGCTGTCCCGGCTGCGTGACGACTGGCTGTTCCCCCCGGCGCCGGACTGCGCGGGGTGGGGGCTCACGCGGACCGCCGAGGGGCTGTGCGTCCGGATCAACCGGCCGACCGTGCCGACCATCTATCCGCCGGTCGCCGAGGGCTGGTTCCTCGGTGTCCACGCGCTGTCCCCGCCGGACGCGCGGCACAAGCCGGTCCAGGTGGGCGGCGCCGTCCTCGCGTTCGGCACGACGCTCGCCCTGCTGCGGGCGCTGCGCCGGCGGGGGGATCCGTGGCGGGCGGCGCTGTGGGGGTGGTGTCCGGCGGTCGCGTGGGAGGCGGTGAACAACGCTCACATCGACACGCTGGGCGTCCTGCTGGCCGTCCTGGCGCTCACCACCGCCGGGGCGCGCCGGGGGGCGCTGCTGGGGGCCGCGATCGCCGTCAAGGTCCTGCCGGTGCTCGTGCTGCCGGGCGCGCTGTCCGGGGAGCGCCGGCCCGCGCACATCCTGCGGGTCGCCGGGGCGGCCGTCGCCGCCGTCGTGGTCGTCTATCTGCCGTACGTCCTCGCCTCGGGCGCGGGGGTCCTCGGCTATCTGCCCGGCTACCTGCACGAGGAGGGCTACGAGCCGGGTGACGTGCGGCGGTTCGCGCTCCTGCGGCTGGTGCTGCCGGACGCCGCCGCGGCCCCGGCGGCCGCCGTACTCCTCGCGCTGACCGCGCTGTTCGTGTGGCGGCGGGGCGACCCCGCCCGACCCTGGCGCGGGGCCCTCCTCCTCACCGGCGCCACGCTCCTCCTGCTGTCGCCGAACTACCCCTGGTACGCGCTGCTGCTCGTCGCCCTCGTCGCCCTCGACGGGCGCTGGGAGTGGCTGGCGGTCAGTCTCGCGGGCACCTTCCTCTATCTCGGCAGCGAGTTGCTGCCGGGGGCGTCCCGGCAGGCGTGGGCGTACGGGGCCGCCGCGGTCGTCGTCGGGGTGGGGGCGTGGCTGCGCGCACGTCGCCGGTCCGGCGCCGTCAGGGCTGCGGGGCCGCGCCCATCTCCCGCATGAACTCCGCCGGTTCGCTGTCGGAGCCGGCGAGCGACGGGCGGAACTCCCAGGTGCCGGACGGGTTCTTGGTGAACTCGGCGACGACGCAGGCGCAGGAGCCGGCGAGCCGCGTCAGGTCGTCCTTGAGGAGTTCGGTGTACCCGTCGAGGACCAGGACCCCGGTGCCCGTGAGGTCGCCGAAGGTCTTCGGTCCGGTGTTCTGGTGGATGACCACGCCGACGACGACCCGGGCGAACGACGGGGCGAGGCGGTCGAGTTCGACGGTCATCGCCTCGACGTACCCGAAGCCCTGCCCCGTCGTGCTGTGGCGGCTCATGTTGATCGTGCCGTCGGGGGAACGGCTGTCGTAGTGGACGACGTACACCGGCCGCCCGTACGGCGCGTCCGCCGCGTAGGTCGCCGCGACGATGTCGAGGTGATGAGGGGGCTGTTTCAGCGGGCTCGGGTCCCACTTGAGCCGTATCTCGACCTTCTTCAGCCCCGTGTTGCTGCTCACCGGATGTGCTGCCTCTCCCGCCGATGCCTGTCACGGGGCGCTTCCCCGCACCTGAAGCATGGCTCCGTGCGGGCGCGTTAAAGCCTCGTCAAGAAAATTCGCCCCACGCGCCGCCCCGCGACAGGTCCTCGGGGTCAGGGGATCGCGGGTGCCCTGTACTCGGCCATGGCGTCGATGAGCCACCGTCCGAGGTAGTCCGCGAACGAGGCGCGGGGGAAGAGCCGGTAGGTGGTGTCGTCGACCTGCCAGAGCAGGACGGGGACGGGGCCGACGGTGGTGGACAGGGCGCGGCCGGGGCCGAAGGCGCGGGGGTGGAGGTCGAGGGGGCAGCCCTTCTCCAGGACGTCCCGGGCGCTGGGCCCGGTGAGCTGGAGGGTGGTGCGGTTGGCGGAGAGGTCGACGACCGAGCCGGAGGACGTGCCGAGGGCTTCCTTCAACTCGCCGGTCAGGGCGGCGGGTTCGGCACGGGAGAGGATCAGCCACTCGTCGGGGCCCTGCCAGACGGCGGTGTGGGGGCCGGCGGCGGAGGTGGCCCCGCACTCCCGGGGCAGCGCCGCCCCGAGGGCCTTCTCGATGCGGGCCGCCGCCTCGGAGGCGGGGTCGACACGGACGTTCACCATGGTGAGGAAGGGGAGTTCGGCGAGCGCGACACCCCGGTCCCCGGTGACGGTCGCGGCGGACAGCGCCTCGTAAAGGTGGGCCAGGGGGCTCACCGCGAACTGGTCAGCCATCTCGGCGGGTCCCTTCGGGGTCGTAGAGGACGAAGTCGGTCACCTCGACGGGCACCAGCTCCTCGCCGACGGGCGCGAGCAGGGTCTCGCCGTGCCGTTCGCGGCCGCCGGAGACGAGGGCGAGCGCGAAGGGGCGGCCGAGGGCGACGCTGTGGTAGCTGGAGGTGACGTGGCCGAGCATCGGGACGGGCGGGGCCGTCAGGTCGGCGTCGGGCGCGAGGAGCTGGGTGCCTTCGGGGAGGCGGGTGGTGCGGTCGGCGGGGAGCAGGCCGACGAGGTGTTTGCGGTCGGCGCGCCGGGTGTCGGGGCGGGCGAAGGAGCGTCTGCCGACGAAGTCCTTCTGCTTGGAGACCACCCAGCCCATCCCGGCGTCCTGCGGGGTGACGGTGCCGTCGGTGTCCTGGCCGACGATGATGTACCCCTTCTCGGCGCGCAGGACGTGCATGGTCTCGGTGCCGTAGGGGGTGATGCCGTGCGGCTGTCCGGCGGCGTGGACCTGTTCCCAGACGGCCCGCCCGTACCAGGCGGACACGTTGATCTCGTAGGCGAGTTCACCGGAGAAGGAGATCCGGCAGATCCGGGCCGGTATCCCCGAGGCGAGGGTCGTCTCGCGGAACGCCATGAACGGGAACGCCTCGGTGGAGAGGTCGACGTCCGGCGCCAACTGACCGATCACATCACGGGACTTGGGGCCGACGACGGCGATGGTGGCCCACTGTTCGGTCACCGACGTGCAGTACACGTCGAGTTCGGGCCACTCGGTCTGCAGCCACTCCTCCAGCCAGTCGAGGACCCCGGCGGCGCCGCCGGTCGTGGTGGTCATGAAGTACCGCTCGTCGTCGAGGCGCAGGGTGACGCCGTCGTCGAAGATCATGCCGTCGGGCTTGCACATCACGCCGTAGCGGGCGTTGCCGGGCTTCAGTTTCTTGAACGCGTTGGTGTAGATCCGGTTCAGGAACTCGCCGGCGTCCGCGCCCCGGATCTCGATCTTGCCGAGGGTGGAGGCGTCCATGAAGGCGACGCCCTCGCGGGCGGCCCGGCATTCGCGGGCGACGGCGGCGTCCATGTCCTCGTCGCCGACGGGGTAGTAGCGGGGCCGCTTCCACTGGACGACGTCCTCGAAGACGGCGCCGTGCTCGACGTGCCAGTGGTGGACGGGCGTCATGCGTTCGGGGTCGAACAGGTCGCCGCGCTCGCGGCCGGCGAGGGCGGCGAACGCGATCGGCGTGTAGGGCGCCCGGTAGGCCGTCGTCCCGATCTCGCCCGGCGCCCCGCCGAGCAGGTCGGCGATGACGCCGATGGAGTTGACGCCGGAGGTCTTGCCCTGGTCGTTGGCCGTGCCCAGCGAGGTGTAGCGCTTGACGTGTTCGACGCCCTTCATGCCGGCGCCGGTCGAGCGCTGGACGTCGGTGACGGTGACGTCGCGCTGGAGGTCGACGAAGTGGGTGTCGTAGGTCTCGCCGGGCACCAGCCACAGCGCGCGGGTCACGCCGCGCGCCCCCGCCGGGACCTCCTCGGGGACGGGGACCGGGAATCCGGCCTCGGTCGCGGCGAGCGCCCCGGCCCGGGTGCCCTCGGCGACGCAGAGGTCCGTGTCGTAGGTGCCCCGGGCCGCCCCGACGACCTGCTGGCCCACGACCGTGCCGGCGGGCACGAACGCGGCGAGTTCGTCGTCCCAGACGACCTTGCCCTGCCGCTGGCTGTGCAGGTGGACGACGGGGCTCCAGCCGCCGGAGACGGCGAGCAGGTCGCAGGCGAACGTCTCGACCGCCGAGGGGCCGTCGAGGCGCTGGACGGTGACGCTGGTCAGCCGCCCCTCCCCCGAGGTCTCGACGACCGCGCTGCCGGTCAGCACCACCCCGCCCGCCGCCGCGGCCCGCGCCGACAGCTCCTCGCGGGCGTCGACGACGGCCACGACCTCGACGCCGGCGGCGCGCAGGGCGTCCACGGTGTCGTAAGCGCTGTCGTTGGTCGTGCCGACCACGGCCCGCGTGCCCGGTTTCACCGCGTACCGGCCGAGGTAGGTGCGCACGGCCCCGGCGAGCATCACGCCGGGCCGGTCGTTGCCGGCGAAGACCAGGGGGCGTTCGTGGGCGCCGGTCGCGAGGACGACCTGCCTTGCGCGGATGTGCCACAGGCGCTGGCGGGAGACGCCCTCGACGTCGGTCTGTCCGGTGCGGCGCTGGAGCGCGAGGACGTAGTGGTCGTCGTAGGCGCCGAAGGCGGTGGTGCGCTGGAGGACGACGGTGTCGGGGGCGGCGTCGAGGCGGGCGCGCAGGCCGGTGACCCACGCCGCGCGGTCGAGGAGGGAGCCGCCGGGCTCGGGCTGGTCGTCGATGAGAATGACGCGGGCGCCGGAGTCGGAGGCGGCGGCCGCGGCGGCGAGTCCGGCGGGTCCCGCGCCGACGACGAGGACGTCGGTGTGGGCGTACTTCTTGTCGTAGACGGACGGGTCGGTGCCCAGGTCGAGGCGGCCCTTGCCGGAGAGGGTGGCGGCGCTCAGGCCGTCGTACAGCTCGACCGTGGTCGCCGGGAGCATGCCCTCGGAGTGGGAACCGGCCAGCTGGACCAGGGCGTTGGGCTCCTCGACGCCGGCGGCGACGATGCCCCGGGGGCGGCCCCGGTAGAGGGACGGGGCAACCTCGATCACACCGTTGGCGAGCATCGCGGAGGCGAGGGTGTCGCCGGGGTGGCCGGTCAGCTCGCGGCCGTCGAGCGTGAAGCGCAGGGTCACGGCGCGGTCGATCCGGCCGCCGTGCGCGAGCCGGAAGGGCTGGTCGGTCATCGGGTTCCTTCCGGGCGGGGCTCGTCGAGGCGGTAGACGGCGAGGACCTGGTGGCTTGCGGTGTCGCGCAGGACGTTGAACCAGCGGCGGCAGCCGATG encodes:
- a CDS encoding 2Fe-2S iron-sulfur cluster-binding protein; amino-acid sequence: MTDQPFRLAHGGRIDRAVTLRFTLDGRELTGHPGDTLASAMLANGVIEVAPSLYRGRPRGIVAAGVEEPNALVQLAGSHSEGMLPATTVELYDGLSAATLSGKGRLDLGTDPSVYDKKYAHTDVLVVGAGPAGLAAAAAASDSGARVILIDDQPEPGGSLLDRAAWVTGLRARLDAAPDTVVLQRTTAFGAYDDHYVLALQRRTGQTDVEGVSRQRLWHIRARQVVLATGAHERPLVFAGNDRPGVMLAGAVRTYLGRYAVKPGTRAVVGTTNDSAYDTVDALRAAGVEVVAVVDAREELSARAAAAGGVVLTGSAVVETSGEGRLTSVTVQRLDGPSAVETFACDLLAVSGGWSPVVHLHSQRQGKVVWDDELAAFVPAGTVVGQQVVGAARGTYDTDLCVAEGTRAGALAATEAGFPVPVPEEVPAGARGVTRALWLVPGETYDTHFVDLQRDVTVTDVQRSTGAGMKGVEHVKRYTSLGTANDQGKTSGVNSIGVIADLLGGAPGEIGTTAYRAPYTPIAFAALAGRERGDLFDPERMTPVHHWHVEHGAVFEDVVQWKRPRYYPVGDEDMDAAVARECRAAREGVAFMDASTLGKIEIRGADAGEFLNRIYTNAFKKLKPGNARYGVMCKPDGMIFDDGVTLRLDDERYFMTTTTGGAAGVLDWLEEWLQTEWPELDVYCTSVTEQWATIAVVGPKSRDVIGQLAPDVDLSTEAFPFMAFRETTLASGIPARICRISFSGELAYEINVSAWYGRAVWEQVHAAGQPHGITPYGTETMHVLRAEKGYIIVGQDTDGTVTPQDAGMGWVVSKQKDFVGRRSFARPDTRRADRKHLVGLLPADRTTRLPEGTQLLAPDADLTAPPVPMLGHVTSSYHSVALGRPFALALVSGGRERHGETLLAPVGEELVPVEVTDFVLYDPEGTRRDG
- a CDS encoding methyltransferase domain-containing protein; this encodes MTGTAELAHAEPWVDDPYGRALHAGRGPLHLRRLSPPEPGAAEVLPLDVERFCAPPDAADLDVLRRCAGPVLDVGCGPGRLVAALTARGTQVLGVDVSPAAVALTRLQGGAALRRDVFGRLPGEGRWGTVLLMDGNVGIGGDPAALLARLGSVVRPGGRLVAEVAAQDVDERLTVRVEDASGGYGRPFPWARVGAGALVRAATGWGLAGRWTVSGRAFVELRRGCP
- a CDS encoding glycosyltransferase family 2 protein; translation: MDVVLPCLDEAEALPWVLARIPAGWRAIVVDNGSTDGSPDLARSLGAHVVHEPRRGFGAACHAGLTAATADIVCFCDCDASLDPGLLPTVVTPVLDGAADLVLGRRRPTARGAWPLHARLANLELARLVRRRTGVRLHDLGPMRAARRKGLLALDLTDRRSGYPLQMVVRAADEGWRVAEIDVPYLPRTGRSKVTGTWRGTWHAVRDMRTVLAERPAVAGGTR
- a CDS encoding response regulator transcription factor; protein product: MKRVLVVDDDPTVSEVVAGYLDRAGFAVDVAADGPAAVESARAGRPDLVVLDLMLPGMDGLEVCRRLRAAGPLPVIMLTARGDEEDRILGLEVGADDYVTKPFSPRELVLRVESVLRRAGAPPAGPAEEAWLRAGPLALDPTARRATRDGTELALTIREFDLLEYFLRHPGQATSREQLMQRVWGWEFGDLSTVTVHVRRLREKVEDDPARPELISTVWGIGYRFDAPGSEAGRAR
- a CDS encoding TerD family protein, which gives rise to MSSNTGLKKVEIRLKWDPSPLKQPPHHLDIVAATYAADAPYGRPVYVVHYDSRSPDGTINMSRHSTTGQGFGYVEAMTVELDRLAPSFARVVVGVVIHQNTGPKTFGDLTGTGVLVLDGYTELLKDDLTRLAGSCACVVAEFTKNPSGTWEFRPSLAGSDSEPAEFMREMGAAPQP
- a CDS encoding TIGR04282 family arsenosugar biosynthesis glycosyltransferase, whose amino-acid sequence is MTSSSRPTLLVIAKEPVPGRVKTRLTPPYTPREAAALAEASLTDTLHTLLGVPARRRVLVLAGAPGPWLPPGYDVVPQCPGGLDERIAAAFEQCADGPALLVGMDTPQLSPAHLAPVGVTGHDAWLGLAADGGFWALGLADPARTGALVRGVPMSTDRTGAAQHRRLVEAGLTVAELPVLRDIDTAGDAVSVAARCPSGSRFATLLASLGETVR
- a CDS encoding glycosyltransferase 87 family protein, which produces MSVKGGAVREAPAETSSPARQPAGPARTARVVVTAVLLAALVAVLVVTLRAGDSRSASGTLLAGYGVAWALFAAALWTVRRVPVRAATGLVLAGSAAIALAGLAAPPRTSDDMFRYAWDGRVQAAGISPYAFPPAAPELSRLRDDWLFPPAPDCAGWGLTRTAEGLCVRINRPTVPTIYPPVAEGWFLGVHALSPPDARHKPVQVGGAVLAFGTTLALLRALRRRGDPWRAALWGWCPAVAWEAVNNAHIDTLGVLLAVLALTTAGARRGALLGAAIAVKVLPVLVLPGALSGERRPAHILRVAGAAVAAVVVVYLPYVLASGAGVLGYLPGYLHEEGYEPGDVRRFALLRLVLPDAAAAPAAAVLLALTALFVWRRGDPARPWRGALLLTGATLLLLSPNYPWYALLLVALVALDGRWEWLAVSLAGTFLYLGSELLPGASRQAWAYGAAAVVVGVGAWLRARRRSGAVRAAGPRPSPA
- a CDS encoding sarcosine oxidase subunit gamma, with the protein product MADQFAVSPLAHLYEALSAATVTGDRGVALAELPFLTMVNVRVDPASEAAARIEKALGAALPRECGATSAAGPHTAVWQGPDEWLILSRAEPAALTGELKEALGTSSGSVVDLSANRTTLQLTGPSARDVLEKGCPLDLHPRAFGPGRALSTTVGPVPVLLWQVDDTTYRLFPRASFADYLGRWLIDAMAEYRAPAIP